In Streptomyces sp. NBC_00448, the following are encoded in one genomic region:
- a CDS encoding MarR family winged helix-turn-helix transcriptional regulator, which produces MASREPAPGPAAYDPSEESVWRPLRLLLGAMDDDIARVYADAALDGIRPTHVMELLRLHARGPMTITELAASVHLTHSAVSQKVAALRKAGMVRTVPGADARTKRVALTAKSRRVMPRLAAEWQATEQALVELEAELPYPLSRVVADIGQALERRGFHDRITALLAQDPAWQ; this is translated from the coding sequence ATGGCGAGCAGAGAACCGGCACCGGGCCCCGCGGCGTACGACCCCTCCGAGGAGAGCGTGTGGCGGCCGCTGCGGCTGCTGCTCGGCGCGATGGACGACGACATCGCCCGCGTCTACGCCGACGCCGCGCTCGACGGCATCCGGCCCACCCATGTGATGGAACTGCTGCGGCTGCACGCCCGCGGCCCGATGACCATCACCGAACTGGCCGCCTCCGTGCACCTGACCCACTCCGCGGTCAGCCAGAAGGTCGCCGCGCTGCGCAAGGCCGGGATGGTCCGTACGGTGCCCGGGGCGGACGCCCGCACGAAACGGGTCGCCCTCACCGCGAAGTCCCGCCGCGTCATGCCCCGGCTGGCCGCGGAGTGGCAGGCCACCGAACAGGCCCTGGTCGAGCTGGAAGCCGAACTGCCGTACCCGCTCAGCCGGGTGGTGGCCGACATCGGGCAGGCCCTGGAGCGCCGCGGCTTCCACGACCGGATCACCGCACTGCTCGCGCAGGACCCGGCATGGCAGTGA
- a CDS encoding MFS transporter yields the protein MAVRHLLVDTTPLRVSPAFRRLWTGRALSGFGGQMTLVAVMYQVWQSTGSTVWTGAVGLAQAIPVVALGLPAGAVADRVDRRRLCLVMAVGQAACSVLLAVQGLGGRFPAAAVLGLVAVQSSFGAFSGPASGTFLPRLLPKESLAAGLALNRVAFQGQMLLGPALGGLVIGAWGVGGCYLVDALSFTAGLYGLIGLPAMLPGDEPARPGLRGAADGLAFLARTPAVRGALLTDLAATVLSMPISLFPLVNAERFGGNPRTLGLFLTAVAVGGIGASVLSGSFTRLPRPGLVMLCGSALWGVALTLFGLSTRPWVGLACLVVAGAADTVAVISRGTIVRLHTPSALLGRVGAAEQIVGQAGPDLGNMRGGLVAHAWSGTAALVSGGVLCVAAVVMVAARTPGLRLAPTHPVDAPTA from the coding sequence ATGGCAGTGAGGCACCTGCTGGTCGACACCACCCCGCTGCGCGTCTCCCCGGCGTTCCGGCGGCTGTGGACCGGCCGCGCGCTGTCCGGCTTCGGCGGGCAGATGACGCTCGTCGCCGTCATGTACCAGGTGTGGCAGTCGACCGGCAGCACCGTGTGGACCGGCGCCGTCGGCCTGGCCCAGGCGATTCCGGTGGTGGCCCTCGGCCTGCCGGCCGGCGCGGTCGCGGACCGGGTGGACCGGCGCCGGCTCTGCCTGGTGATGGCCGTCGGCCAGGCGGCCTGCTCGGTGCTGCTCGCCGTCCAGGGGCTCGGCGGGCGCTTCCCGGCGGCCGCCGTGCTCGGCCTGGTCGCCGTGCAGTCGTCGTTCGGCGCGTTCTCCGGACCGGCGTCCGGCACGTTCCTGCCCCGGCTGCTCCCGAAGGAGTCGCTCGCCGCCGGACTCGCCCTGAACCGGGTCGCGTTCCAGGGGCAGATGCTCCTCGGCCCCGCGCTCGGCGGTCTGGTGATCGGCGCCTGGGGCGTCGGCGGCTGCTACCTGGTCGACGCGCTCTCCTTCACCGCCGGCCTCTACGGCCTGATCGGGCTGCCCGCGATGCTCCCCGGCGACGAACCGGCCCGGCCCGGACTGCGCGGCGCCGCCGACGGCCTGGCCTTCCTCGCCCGCACCCCGGCGGTGCGCGGCGCCCTGCTCACCGACCTGGCCGCCACCGTGCTGTCCATGCCGATCAGCCTCTTCCCGCTGGTCAACGCCGAACGCTTCGGCGGCAACCCGCGCACCCTCGGGCTGTTCCTCACCGCGGTCGCGGTCGGCGGGATCGGCGCCTCCGTGCTGTCCGGGTCCTTCACCCGGCTACCGCGCCCGGGCCTGGTGATGCTCTGCGGGTCGGCGCTGTGGGGAGTCGCGCTGACGCTCTTCGGCCTGTCGACGCGGCCATGGGTGGGGCTGGCCTGCCTGGTGGTGGCCGGCGCCGCCGACACGGTCGCGGTGATCTCGCGCGGCACCATCGTGCGGCTGCACACCCCGAGCGCACTGCTCGGCCGGGTCGGCGCTGCCGAGCAGATCGTCGGCCAGGCGGGCCCGGACCTCGGCAACATGCGCGGCGGCCTGGTCGCGCACGCCTGGTCGGGTACGGCGGCGCTGGTCAGCGGCGGCGTCCTGTGCGTGGCCGCGGTCGTGATGGTCGCCGCGCGCACCCCGGGCCTGCGTCTGGCCCCCACCCACCCGGTCGACGCCCCTACGGCCTGA